Proteins encoded in a region of the Saccharothrix ecbatanensis genome:
- a CDS encoding sigma-70 family RNA polymerase sigma factor yields the protein MDEGDRLAERFEEHRARLRAMAYRMLGSVAEADDAVQDAWLRLARTDVHQVENLGAWLTTVAARLCLNVLRSREQRREDSFELHMPDPVISYDDGGDPEYQAVLADEVGLALLVVLDTLAPAERLAFVLHDMFAVPFEDIATMLERSPAATRQLASRARRRVQDRAPVPDADLTLQREVVNAFFAAARDGDFGALVAVLDPAVVLRSDAGVGSRNTVVLSGADTVAGQAVTFGKLYEFARPALVNGTAGVVVTANGRPLSVMGFTVTDGKIVAIDVLADSERLHKLLVLPDES from the coding sequence GTGGACGAAGGCGATCGGCTGGCCGAACGTTTCGAAGAGCACCGGGCACGGCTGCGCGCGATGGCCTACCGGATGCTCGGGTCGGTGGCCGAGGCCGACGACGCCGTCCAGGACGCCTGGCTCCGACTCGCCCGCACCGACGTCCACCAAGTGGAGAACCTCGGCGCCTGGCTGACCACCGTGGCCGCACGCCTCTGCCTGAACGTCCTCCGCTCCCGCGAGCAGCGCCGCGAAGACTCGTTCGAACTGCACATGCCCGACCCGGTCATCAGCTACGACGACGGCGGCGACCCCGAGTACCAAGCGGTGCTGGCCGACGAGGTCGGGCTGGCGCTGCTGGTCGTCCTCGACACCCTCGCGCCCGCCGAACGGCTCGCGTTCGTGCTCCACGACATGTTCGCCGTCCCGTTCGAGGACATCGCCACGATGCTCGAACGCTCCCCGGCCGCGACCAGGCAACTGGCCAGCCGGGCACGTCGACGGGTGCAGGACCGCGCCCCCGTTCCCGACGCCGACCTCACCCTCCAGCGCGAAGTCGTCAACGCCTTCTTCGCCGCCGCACGAGACGGTGACTTCGGCGCACTAGTCGCCGTGCTCGACCCCGCTGTCGTGCTCCGCTCCGACGCCGGCGTCGGCTCCCGCAACACCGTGGTCCTCTCCGGCGCCGACACCGTGGCCGGCCAGGCGGTCACCTTCGGCAAGCTGTACGAGTTCGCCCGTCCGGCGCTGGTCAACGGCACCGCCGGAGTCGTCGTCACGGCCAACGGACGTCCCCTGTCGGTCATGGGCTTCACCGTCACGGACGGCAAGATCGTCGCGATCGACGTGCTGGCCGATTCCGAACGCCTCCACAAGCTCCTCGTACTCCCAGACGAGAGCTAG
- a CDS encoding DUF5753 domain-containing protein translates to MRAKESALRKIVGGPEVMREQLEHLRRMAELPNVAIRVLANGRGAHLSMIGGFTLLGFPEPDEPEVLYIEYLFGALHIEDMPQLREAELAFAHLASQALGPEESIALIERILAE, encoded by the coding sequence ATGCGCGCCAAAGAGTCCGCGCTGCGGAAGATCGTGGGCGGCCCCGAGGTGATGCGCGAACAACTGGAACACCTGCGTCGAATGGCCGAGCTGCCGAACGTGGCGATCCGCGTGCTGGCGAACGGGCGCGGGGCGCACCTGAGCATGATCGGTGGCTTCACGCTGCTGGGCTTTCCAGAGCCCGACGAACCGGAAGTGCTCTACATCGAGTACTTGTTCGGAGCGCTCCACATCGAGGACATGCCACAGCTCAGGGAGGCTGAACTTGCCTTCGCGCACTTGGCTTCCCAGGCGTTGGGCCCCGAGGAGTCGATTGCCCTGATCGAGCGGATCCTGGCGGAGTGA
- a CDS encoding DUF397 domain-containing protein, whose protein sequence is MAVSTVDLSGAVWRKSSRSSGASNANCVEVAFVDAAWRKSTRSGGASNTNCVEVAFAGPAVAVRDSKNPDAATLAFPAVQWSFFLRRLGS, encoded by the coding sequence ATGGCTGTGTCCACTGTGGACCTCTCGGGCGCCGTGTGGCGGAAGAGCAGTCGGAGCAGCGGCGCCAGCAACGCGAACTGCGTCGAGGTGGCGTTCGTGGACGCGGCGTGGCGGAAGAGCACCCGTAGTGGCGGGGCCAGTAACACCAACTGTGTCGAGGTCGCCTTTGCCGGCCCTGCCGTAGCCGTCCGGGACTCGAAGAACCCGGATGCCGCAACGCTCGCGTTTCCCGCTGTTCAGTGGTCGTTCTTCCTCCGGAGGTTGGGCTCCTAA
- a CDS encoding glycerophosphodiester phosphodiesterase gives MRALVVALTLIVLVPGVAGAESDKKFDLQAHRGGIGLTVESTLAAFGKALELGVTTLELDVQITKDGREVVTHDRKTNPTKCIDTAPAFPGDPAFPYAGKYVKDLTFDQVRTLDCGSRRWDRHPDQELSPGAKMPTLAEVFALARDHRAFNVKFNIETKVEAAAPHETAPREQFVAVTAREIRKSGFFRNVTIQSFDWGTLMLWAEAEPRIPLVALTQPEFLRPGSPWTGGLKLEDFGGSVVKAVKSFGASALSPVHGNPQGGAVGDPDYVPFTTKALVDEAHAHGLKVVPWTINDMPTMHKLIDDGVDGIITDYPDRLRTVMAERGFKLPKKYPFKG, from the coding sequence ATGCGGGCACTTGTGGTGGCTTTGACCCTGATCGTGCTGGTCCCAGGCGTGGCCGGCGCCGAGAGCGACAAGAAGTTCGATCTCCAGGCCCACCGTGGCGGCATCGGGTTGACGGTCGAGAGCACGTTGGCGGCGTTCGGCAAGGCGCTCGAACTCGGCGTCACAACCCTCGAACTGGACGTCCAGATCACCAAGGACGGCCGCGAAGTCGTCACCCACGACCGCAAGACGAACCCCACCAAGTGCATCGACACCGCCCCCGCCTTCCCCGGCGACCCGGCGTTCCCGTACGCGGGCAAGTACGTGAAGGATCTGACGTTCGACCAGGTCCGCACCCTGGACTGCGGCTCGCGCCGCTGGGACCGCCACCCGGACCAGGAGCTGTCCCCCGGCGCGAAGATGCCGACCCTTGCCGAGGTCTTCGCGCTGGCCCGCGACCACCGCGCGTTCAACGTCAAGTTCAACATCGAGACCAAGGTCGAAGCCGCCGCGCCGCACGAGACCGCCCCGCGCGAGCAGTTCGTGGCGGTCACCGCCCGCGAGATCCGCAAGTCCGGCTTCTTCCGCAACGTCACCATCCAGTCCTTCGACTGGGGCACCCTGATGCTGTGGGCCGAGGCCGAACCGCGCATCCCGCTGGTCGCCCTCACCCAGCCCGAGTTCCTCCGCCCCGGCTCCCCGTGGACGGGTGGCCTCAAGCTGGAGGACTTCGGCGGCAGCGTGGTCAAGGCCGTGAAGAGCTTCGGCGCGTCCGCCCTCTCGCCGGTCCACGGCAACCCGCAAGGCGGCGCGGTCGGCGACCCGGACTACGTCCCGTTCACCACGAAAGCCCTGGTGGACGAGGCGCACGCGCACGGCCTGAAGGTCGTTCCGTGGACCATCAACGACATGCCAACCATGCACAAGCTGATCGACGACGGCGTGGACGGCATCATCACCGACTACCCGGACCGCCTCCGCACGGTGATGGCCGAGCGCGGTTTCAAGCTCCCGAAGAAGTACCCGTTCAAGGGCTAG
- a CDS encoding cytochrome P450 has product MDESRAHDLPSVNVASFDQHDLAFIADPYPAFAAMRAQGEVHWHERMRVPMAVSHAAASAVLRHRSLGRIWNDAKPVEQFTAFNLLHRNSLLENEPPTHGRLRRLVAAAFGRGHVERLRPWIADLADRLVDGLVAEIRSEGRADLLTHVASPLPVEVIAELLGVPTPDRPLLQPWSNAIVKMYEYGLPEDKRAAAEKASTEFVAYLRELVALRRRSPGDDMVSDLVAVTDTDGAKLTEDELVATAVLLLMAGHEATVNVIGNGVRALMKHPSEWRRLVDDHSLLPTAVEELIRYDSPLQLFERTATEPVTIAGYELVPGQKIAALLGSAARDPLVFASPDTFDVSRKTNPHLGFGMGIHYCLGAPLARIEVQAALASLTRKLPGAELAAEPRRKAEFVIRGLHDLPLTSSDQP; this is encoded by the coding sequence ATGGACGAATCCCGCGCGCACGACCTACCGTCCGTCAACGTGGCCTCTTTCGACCAGCACGACCTGGCTTTCATCGCGGACCCCTACCCCGCGTTCGCCGCGATGCGCGCCCAAGGCGAGGTGCACTGGCACGAGCGGATGCGCGTCCCGATGGCGGTCTCGCACGCGGCGGCGTCGGCCGTGCTCAGGCACCGGTCGCTGGGCCGGATCTGGAACGACGCGAAGCCGGTCGAGCAGTTCACCGCGTTCAACCTGCTGCACCGCAACTCGCTGCTGGAGAACGAGCCGCCCACCCACGGTCGGCTGCGCAGGCTCGTCGCCGCCGCGTTCGGGCGTGGTCACGTGGAGCGGCTGCGGCCGTGGATCGCGGACCTGGCGGACCGGCTGGTGGACGGGCTGGTGGCGGAGATCAGGTCGGAGGGGCGGGCGGACCTGCTGACCCACGTGGCGTCACCGCTGCCGGTCGAGGTGATCGCCGAACTGCTCGGGGTGCCCACGCCGGACCGACCGCTGCTCCAGCCGTGGTCCAACGCGATCGTGAAGATGTACGAGTACGGGCTGCCCGAGGACAAGCGTGCGGCGGCCGAGAAGGCGTCGACGGAGTTCGTCGCCTACCTGCGGGAACTGGTCGCGTTGCGGCGCAGGTCGCCCGGTGACGACATGGTGTCCGACCTGGTGGCGGTGACGGACACGGACGGCGCGAAGCTGACCGAGGACGAGCTGGTGGCGACGGCCGTGCTGCTGCTGATGGCCGGTCACGAGGCCACCGTGAACGTCATCGGCAACGGCGTCCGGGCGTTGATGAAACACCCGTCCGAGTGGCGTCGCCTGGTGGACGATCACAGCCTGCTGCCCACGGCGGTGGAAGAGCTGATCCGGTACGACTCGCCGTTGCAGCTGTTCGAGCGGACCGCCACCGAGCCCGTCACCATCGCCGGGTACGAGTTGGTCCCGGGCCAGAAGATCGCCGCGCTGCTCGGCTCGGCGGCCCGTGACCCGCTCGTCTTCGCGTCGCCGGACACGTTCGACGTCAGCCGCAAGACCAACCCGCACCTGGGCTTCGGCATGGGCATCCACTACTGCCTGGGCGCCCCGCTGGCCCGGATCGAGGTCCAGGCGGCCCTGGCCTCCCTGACCCGCAAGCTGCCCGGCGCCGAGTTGGCCGCCGAGCCGCGTCGCAAGGCCGAGTTCGTCATCCGCGGCCTGCACGACCTGCCGCTCACCAGCTCTGACCAGCCCTGA
- a CDS encoding glycerophosphodiester phosphodiesterase — translation MSPEVVAHRGASTRRPEHTLAAYELALRQGADGLECDVRLTKDGHLVCVHDRTIDRTSDGSGVVSELTLAELRRHDFGSWHGGEPADVLTLDALLGLAADHGTRLFIETKHPVRYRGDVERSLAEELDRHRVDAVMMSFSVFAVNRFKQLRPDLPTVLLYDRLWPRARPRFADYAGPGVDLLRRHPDRGEGVYTWTADDPADIALCRERGVRFLATNNPDETRAHLAANLTPDQP, via the coding sequence GTGTCACCTGAAGTCGTCGCCCATCGCGGTGCGTCCACCCGCCGCCCCGAACACACCCTCGCCGCGTACGAACTGGCCCTGCGGCAGGGCGCGGACGGGCTGGAGTGCGACGTGCGGCTCACCAAGGACGGGCACCTCGTGTGCGTGCACGACCGCACCATCGACCGGACCAGCGACGGGTCCGGCGTGGTCAGCGAGCTGACGTTGGCGGAGCTGCGCCGGCACGACTTCGGCAGCTGGCACGGCGGCGAGCCCGCCGACGTGCTGACGTTGGACGCGCTGCTCGGGCTGGCGGCCGACCACGGCACCCGCCTGTTCATCGAGACCAAGCACCCCGTCCGGTATCGCGGAGACGTGGAGCGCTCGCTCGCCGAGGAGCTGGACCGGCATCGGGTCGACGCGGTGATGATGTCGTTCTCCGTGTTCGCCGTGAACCGGTTCAAGCAGCTGCGCCCCGACCTGCCGACCGTGCTGCTCTACGACCGGCTGTGGCCCCGGGCACGGCCCCGGTTCGCGGACTACGCCGGACCGGGCGTTGACCTGCTCAGGCGTCACCCGGACCGGGGTGAGGGCGTCTACACGTGGACCGCGGACGATCCGGCCGACATCGCGTTGTGCCGCGAGCGCGGCGTCCGGTTCCTCGCCACCAACAACCCGGACGAAACGCGCGCGCACCTTGCGGCTAACTTGACGCCCGACCAGCCCTGA
- a CDS encoding DUF5926 family protein, whose protein sequence is MAKRTAVKNKPADGVNPRQPCPCGSGKRYKACHGGAGGGADVIVSRPFEGLAAEAELIALREFVPSATVKLPLKEGAREIVLATVLPMAAAGLVRADGTAFVGLQVQTRSGDLSRDLARAVQWALTAETGDALAVVGPDDGTNPGRLQDLLDPEATLSPELHPDFAWWLPPDNEPTGDVALSLERANAAILPTERLDAPGVHAAYWVDAGDKAHLRWVRPESEETLLAALARLSVRGELDLGEGSRYAGSFRAHGLLVPVWDLDRELHSSEWAPGAEALGKRLQDALTSLDTEPLTEPERRSRDGLRGRQITLR, encoded by the coding sequence GTGGCGAAGCGGACAGCCGTGAAGAACAAGCCGGCGGACGGCGTCAACCCGCGGCAGCCGTGCCCGTGCGGCTCCGGCAAGCGATACAAGGCGTGCCACGGCGGTGCCGGCGGTGGCGCGGACGTGATCGTCTCCCGCCCGTTCGAGGGCCTGGCCGCCGAGGCCGAGCTGATCGCGCTGCGCGAGTTCGTGCCCTCGGCCACGGTCAAGCTGCCGCTCAAGGAAGGCGCACGCGAGATCGTGCTGGCCACCGTGCTGCCGATGGCGGCGGCCGGTCTGGTCCGCGCGGACGGCACCGCGTTCGTCGGCCTCCAGGTGCAGACCCGCTCCGGCGACCTGAGCCGCGACCTGGCCCGCGCCGTGCAGTGGGCGCTGACCGCCGAGACCGGTGACGCGCTCGCGGTCGTCGGCCCGGACGACGGCACGAACCCCGGCCGGCTCCAGGACCTGCTCGACCCCGAGGCCACGTTGAGCCCCGAGCTGCACCCCGACTTCGCGTGGTGGCTGCCGCCGGACAACGAGCCCACCGGCGACGTCGCCCTGTCCCTGGAACGCGCCAACGCCGCCATCCTGCCCACCGAGCGCCTCGACGCGCCCGGCGTCCACGCGGCCTACTGGGTCGACGCGGGCGACAAGGCGCACCTGCGCTGGGTCCGTCCCGAGTCCGAGGAGACGTTGCTCGCGGCCCTCGCGCGGCTGTCCGTGCGCGGTGAACTGGACCTCGGCGAGGGCTCCCGGTACGCGGGATCGTTCCGCGCGCACGGCCTGCTCGTGCCGGTGTGGGACCTCGACCGGGAGCTGCACTCCAGCGAGTGGGCACCGGGCGCGGAGGCGTTGGGCAAGCGTTTGCAGGACGCCCTGACCAGCCTCGACACCGAACCGCTCACCGAGCCGGAACGGCGTTCGCGGGACGGCCTGCGCGGGCGGCAGATCACCCTGCGCTGA
- a CDS encoding DUF952 domain-containing protein, whose amino-acid sequence MILRISPKADWTRDREDGAIPLDPDGFVHCSDPGTVHLPANRLYPNRHDLVLLVVDPGGLPVLWEPGETEDGPWFPHVYGPIPADAVVAVHEFTPDTDGAFRPLPVL is encoded by the coding sequence GTGATCCTGCGGATCAGCCCGAAGGCCGACTGGACGCGTGACCGCGAGGACGGCGCGATCCCGCTCGACCCGGACGGGTTCGTGCACTGCTCGGACCCCGGCACCGTGCACCTGCCCGCGAACCGCCTGTACCCGAACCGGCACGACCTCGTGCTGCTGGTGGTCGACCCCGGCGGACTCCCGGTGCTGTGGGAGCCGGGGGAGACCGAGGACGGCCCGTGGTTCCCGCACGTCTACGGGCCGATCCCGGCCGACGCGGTGGTGGCCGTGCACGAGTTCACGCCCGACACTGACGGCGCGTTCCGCCCGTTGCCCGTTCTGTGA
- a CDS encoding SigE family RNA polymerase sigma factor, whose product MPPEGGNGVTAVLPVEWVEVDVRADFGEFVRTSLPTLLRYGHALTGNPHDAADLVQTVLEKLGARWASLVRRKGVEPLAYARRSMANAHVSRWRRHRRERLVADFPDVVGVSGVDRLEHEPLWQALRDLPPRQRAVVVLRFYEGLSELEIAATLGISPGTVKSQNSRAMATLRKRLEEG is encoded by the coding sequence ATGCCGCCGGAGGGGGGAAACGGGGTGACGGCGGTCCTGCCGGTCGAGTGGGTGGAAGTGGACGTCCGGGCGGATTTCGGGGAATTCGTCCGGACGTCGCTGCCGACCCTGCTGCGGTACGGCCACGCGTTGACCGGCAATCCGCACGATGCCGCCGACCTGGTGCAGACCGTGCTGGAGAAGCTGGGCGCGCGGTGGGCCTCGCTGGTGCGTCGCAAAGGCGTCGAGCCGCTCGCGTACGCACGCCGTTCGATGGCGAACGCGCACGTCAGCCGGTGGCGGCGGCATCGTCGGGAGCGGCTGGTCGCCGACTTCCCGGACGTGGTCGGCGTGTCGGGGGTCGACCGGCTGGAGCACGAGCCGCTGTGGCAGGCCCTCCGCGACCTCCCGCCCCGGCAGCGGGCGGTGGTGGTGCTGCGGTTCTACGAGGGCCTGTCGGAGCTGGAGATCGCGGCCACGCTCGGCATCTCGCCGGGCACCGTCAAGAGCCAGAACAGCCGGGCGATGGCCACGTTGCGCAAGAGGCTGGAGGAGGGGTGA
- a CDS encoding ferritin yields MAVNLKKISPARATKFHDLLQQQVRNEFTASHQYVAVAVWYDANDLPRLASHFYQQALEERNHALMIVRYLMDNGLPVTIPGVADVRNDFAGPRDPIALALEQEKTVTEQIVTLAKTARDEGDYLGEQFLQWFLKEQVEEVASMTTLLTVMDRAEGNLFHVENFLVRESVGEEGADPTAPRVAGGAL; encoded by the coding sequence ATGGCGGTCAACCTGAAGAAGATTTCCCCCGCACGTGCGACGAAGTTCCACGACCTGCTCCAACAGCAGGTGCGCAACGAGTTCACGGCATCGCACCAGTACGTGGCCGTCGCGGTCTGGTACGACGCCAACGACCTGCCCCGGCTGGCCTCGCACTTTTACCAGCAGGCGTTGGAAGAGCGTAACCACGCGCTGATGATCGTGCGGTACCTGATGGACAACGGGCTGCCGGTGACCATTCCCGGTGTGGCCGACGTGCGCAACGACTTCGCCGGCCCGCGTGACCCGATCGCGCTCGCGCTGGAGCAGGAGAAGACGGTCACCGAGCAGATCGTGACGCTCGCCAAGACCGCCCGCGACGAGGGCGACTACCTCGGCGAGCAGTTCCTCCAGTGGTTCCTCAAGGAACAGGTGGAGGAGGTCGCGTCGATGACCACGCTGCTGACCGTGATGGACCGCGCCGAGGGCAACCTGTTCCACGTCGAGAACTTCCTCGTCCGCGAGAGCGTCGGCGAGGAGGGCGCAGACCCGACCGCGCCCAGGGTCGCCGGCGGGGCCCTCTAA
- a CDS encoding arginine deiminase, giving the protein MTAHIAQTASTDGVPAPAPRVDSEVGPLRTVLLHRPGAELKRLTPRNNDQLLFDGVPWVDRAQEEHDAFAELLRGRGVEVLLLSDLLVDALHDDRARIAGIHSAVNERRLGIDLADALRSHLASISPDQLATALMTGMTFEELPAAEGASLVRKMHHPIDFAVDPLPNLLFTRDSSVWVGDRVAITSLALPARDRETALTDLIYAYHPRFRETGRAYGAHSAPVEGGDVLLLAPGVLAIGVGERTTPAGAESFARSALADGLAHTVLAVPITQERATMHLDTVCTMVDQDAVVMYPAVREHLFAYPVRSDGAGGVVVEDRRPFLEAAADAMGIEKLRVIDTGLDPVTAEREQWDDGNNTLAVGPGLVVAYERNVETNARLEDAGVEVMRISGSELGSGRGGPRCMSCPIDRAALA; this is encoded by the coding sequence GTGACTGCGCACATCGCCCAGACCGCGTCCACCGACGGCGTGCCGGCACCGGCGCCCCGGGTCGACAGCGAAGTCGGCCCCCTCCGCACGGTGCTGCTGCACCGGCCCGGCGCCGAGCTCAAGCGGCTCACCCCGCGCAACAACGACCAGCTGCTGTTCGACGGCGTGCCGTGGGTCGACCGCGCCCAGGAGGAGCACGACGCGTTCGCCGAGCTGTTGCGCGGGCGCGGCGTGGAGGTGCTGCTGCTGTCGGACCTGCTGGTCGACGCGCTGCACGACGACCGGGCCCGGATCGCGGGCATCCACAGCGCGGTCAACGAACGGCGGCTGGGCATCGACCTGGCCGACGCGTTGCGCTCGCACCTCGCGTCGATCAGCCCGGACCAGCTGGCCACCGCCCTGATGACCGGCATGACGTTCGAGGAGCTGCCGGCCGCCGAGGGCGCGTCGCTGGTGCGCAAGATGCACCACCCGATCGACTTCGCCGTGGACCCGCTGCCGAACCTGCTGTTCACCCGTGACTCGTCGGTGTGGGTGGGCGACCGGGTCGCGATCACGTCGCTGGCGCTGCCCGCCCGCGACCGGGAGACCGCGCTGACCGACCTGATCTACGCCTACCACCCGCGGTTCCGCGAGACGGGCCGCGCGTACGGGGCGCACTCCGCGCCGGTCGAGGGCGGTGACGTGCTGCTGCTCGCGCCGGGCGTGCTGGCGATCGGCGTCGGCGAGCGCACCACGCCGGCGGGCGCCGAGTCGTTCGCCCGGTCCGCGCTGGCCGACGGTCTGGCGCACACCGTGCTGGCGGTGCCGATCACGCAGGAGCGCGCGACCATGCACCTGGACACGGTGTGCACGATGGTCGACCAGGACGCCGTGGTGATGTACCCGGCCGTGCGGGAGCACCTGTTCGCCTACCCGGTCCGGTCGGACGGCGCCGGCGGCGTCGTGGTGGAGGACCGGCGGCCGTTCCTGGAGGCGGCGGCCGACGCGATGGGCATCGAGAAGCTGCGCGTGATCGACACCGGGCTGGACCCGGTGACCGCGGAACGCGAGCAGTGGGACGACGGCAACAACACGCTGGCCGTCGGGCCGGGCCTGGTCGTGGCCTACGAGCGGAACGTGGAGACGAACGCGCGGCTTGAGGACGCGGGCGTCGAGGTGATGCGGATCAGCGGTTCGGAGCTGGGCTCGGGCCGGGGCGGACCGCGCTGCATGTCGTGCCCGATCGATCGCGCCGCACTCGCCTGA
- a CDS encoding caspase, EACC1-associated type, producing the protein MGRYALLVATGEYEDVRLSRLRAPEQDVERLAAVLEDPDVGGFTSVEVLRDRADHEIRRAVEEVLAARGPDDLVLLYFSCHGLTTPARRLYFAASNTVQDRPAGTAIPRSFLNEQLEDCRASGRILVLDCCFSGAFVEGFKASADAAVIDDVGTGYVVMTASNAYEYAFEQDSLSLDAPLASLFTDVLIEGLTSGAADLDGDGWIDVNELFTYAQGEVRVRRPDQTPQFFAHGSSQPLRIARTGGAPGRRVRRTATYTSGQWLVARGFRAAAEPVCRTLGPMGRRAVVFVDRRPVELSDASAIVAAFQPDDPRDSLGAGYVRELVEEVRRDAGDGAASAVAVARGVIGGLVEAMRDGHDPVWLRRGVLAAAAQASSLIAEAAVPLEVSDVSALATAAAGSAKIGDFVASVVATTGMRGSVLVEEGNGFGLEFEIHRGTRLDLGYASSRFVTDTTRGAAVLEDAVVLLVGGRLGDVRKLLDDMEIGTQSLLLVCSNLPHAELAELVGMRGQVVVVAGATEDVLERLQSLVGGAIQYTLLVDEPRFKSSLGRAAKVVATERDTVVLAPAYSSGAGDHAALVRAEAADVAKVERAVRAVHSAAQEGVLRGGGVGLADIGARLAAEATGTPEETAGWQAFAAALSEPSRHIAENAALTVPDLDPSLLDSAGAARTIATAAAHTAARFLLIG; encoded by the coding sequence GTGGGCCGGTACGCGCTCCTGGTCGCGACCGGCGAGTACGAGGACGTCCGGCTGAGCCGGCTGCGCGCGCCCGAGCAGGACGTGGAACGGCTCGCCGCCGTGCTGGAGGACCCGGACGTCGGCGGCTTCACGTCGGTCGAGGTGCTGCGCGACCGTGCCGACCACGAGATCCGCCGTGCGGTGGAGGAAGTGCTCGCCGCGCGAGGTCCCGACGACCTGGTGCTGCTGTACTTCTCGTGCCACGGCCTCACCACGCCCGCGCGGCGGCTGTACTTCGCCGCGTCGAACACGGTGCAGGACCGGCCCGCCGGCACCGCGATCCCGCGCTCGTTCCTCAACGAACAGCTGGAGGACTGCCGCGCGTCGGGGCGGATCCTGGTGCTGGACTGCTGCTTCAGCGGCGCGTTCGTGGAGGGGTTCAAGGCATCGGCCGATGCTGCCGTGATCGACGACGTGGGCACCGGGTACGTCGTGATGACCGCGTCCAACGCCTACGAGTACGCGTTCGAGCAGGACTCGCTGTCGCTGGACGCGCCGCTGGCGTCGCTGTTCACGGACGTGCTGATCGAGGGTCTGACGAGCGGTGCGGCGGACCTCGACGGCGACGGGTGGATCGACGTCAACGAGCTGTTCACGTACGCGCAGGGCGAGGTGCGGGTGCGGCGGCCCGATCAGACGCCGCAGTTCTTCGCGCACGGCTCGTCACAGCCGTTGCGGATCGCGCGGACCGGTGGCGCGCCGGGGCGGAGGGTGCGGCGCACGGCGACCTACACGTCCGGGCAGTGGCTGGTGGCGCGTGGCTTCCGGGCTGCCGCCGAGCCGGTGTGCCGGACGTTGGGGCCGATGGGGCGGCGGGCCGTGGTGTTCGTGGACCGGCGGCCGGTGGAGCTGTCCGACGCGTCCGCCATCGTCGCCGCGTTCCAGCCGGACGACCCGCGCGACTCGCTGGGGGCGGGGTACGTGCGGGAGTTGGTGGAGGAGGTGCGGCGGGACGCGGGTGACGGCGCGGCGTCGGCGGTGGCGGTGGCTCGTGGCGTGATCGGCGGTCTGGTCGAGGCGATGCGGGACGGCCACGACCCGGTCTGGTTGAGGCGCGGCGTGCTGGCGGCTGCTGCTCAGGCGAGCTCGCTGATCGCCGAGGCGGCGGTGCCGTTGGAGGTGTCGGACGTGTCGGCGTTGGCTACCGCCGCCGCGGGTTCCGCCAAGATCGGTGACTTCGTCGCGTCCGTGGTGGCGACAACCGGGATGCGTGGGTCTGTGCTCGTGGAGGAGGGCAACGGTTTCGGGCTGGAGTTCGAGATCCACCGCGGCACGCGCCTCGACCTCGGGTACGCGTCGAGCCGGTTCGTCACGGACACCACCCGCGGAGCGGCCGTGTTGGAGGACGCGGTGGTGCTGCTGGTCGGCGGTCGACTTGGCGACGTTCGGAAGCTGCTGGACGACATGGAGATCGGCACGCAAAGCCTGTTGCTGGTCTGCTCGAACCTGCCGCACGCGGAACTCGCGGAGTTGGTGGGTATGCGTGGCCAAGTCGTCGTGGTGGCGGGTGCCACTGAGGACGTGCTGGAGCGGTTGCAGAGTCTTGTCGGCGGCGCGATCCAGTACACGCTGCTGGTGGACGAGCCCCGGTTCAAGTCGTCGTTGGGCCGTGCGGCCAAGGTCGTGGCCACCGAGCGGGACACGGTGGTGCTCGCCCCCGCTTACAGCTCGGGCGCGGGTGACCACGCCGCTCTTGTCCGAGCCGAAGCCGCGGACGTGGCCAAGGTGGAGCGCGCCGTTCGTGCCGTTCACAGCGCTGCGCAGGAAGGCGTCCTACGCGGTGGCGGCGTCGGCCTGGCCGACATCGGCGCCCGCCTGGCCGCGGAGGCCACCGGAACCCCGGAGGAAACCGCCGGCTGGCAAGCCTTCGCCGCCGCGTTATCCGAACCGTCCCGCCACATCGCCGAGAACGCCGCCCTGACCGTCCCCGACCTGGACCCGTCCCTGCTCGACTCGGCCGGCGCAGCCCGAACCATCGCCACCGCCGCCGCCCACACCGCCGCCCGCTTCCTCCTAATCGGCTAA